The following DNA comes from Alnus glutinosa chromosome 6, dhAlnGlut1.1, whole genome shotgun sequence.
GTCAACGCAGTGAAAGAATGGATGTTGCCGCCACTTCTTGGAAAGAGGACAGAAGCTTCACATGGCGCCTTCAATATCCCATCTACAACACTGCCCGCCAACCCATCTGCACCACCCAGCGTACCATTTTAAcaccctttgtttttttaacccAAGTTCACAAAAGTAGAAAAACAATCTCAATTATTACCAAACATGCATGTGCGCTTTCTTACATGTTTGGCAGCCGGAATTCACGACTTTCACCCAATCGTAAGCTTTGACATGAACAGAACCGTAGAGGAGTTTGCTTAAGACTGTCATCCGAGGGTGATCGTGAAGAGGAAAGACCCCGCCTGCTGGGAAGCAAAACACGCCTATCTGCTCATAAAAGAAAGGGAAATTTAGCTTTTTggatgaaagaaattaaaggaaaatttaTGCATGCGCAGGCATAAAATTTACGTGTTTCTGCTTACAGAGAAATTGTCGCATTCATGAATATGAATGTAAGTGATGTCACTGACGTCTTGCCCACGAATCAATCCCTCGACACTTGTTGGGCTTGATGACGGAGATGATCCACAGAAGCCAAATTCATCGATTCCCAGATCTATGGCTTTCGTTTTGTCTGCATCCAGTACTCTGATcaggattgaaatttttttctactATTATAGTaagagttaattaattaatagataAAAACAATTAGCATGAGGAAAATACCTAGGAGATTTCTCAGCCATTGAATTTGTTGGAAAGTTGGAAGCTCTTTCTGAGAAAATACAGCGTTACAGGCATCATATATCACTTGTATTTTGCTCCTCTCCATTGTACAGGCCatggcttttgtttttcttctggtGTACgttgtttgatttttataattttatcccTTATCTCAGTGATGGCGATGGCTATAAATAGCTAGCAAGTCAAGTAAACCTGGGGCTTCTATTGACTTCCACTTTACAGTGGGcctcttttatttaattatggtAATTTTTGTTACGGGGAGCCATAAATCAAGCAATTTGTACGTACCCAGTATTATCTGCCCTATGTTTAAAAGTAAAAGTAGGCTGAAAACCATTGAAATTAAAAGGTGACTGCCATTTCCAGCCGGAGTTTGTCCCAGCTTTAAACACTTGGcatataattcaaaaaaaagacACAATTAATCAAATTGATAGCTCAGCCAACtgtctcgctctctctctctctctctctctctctctctctctctctctctctccctctctctctctcccgctccCTTCCACGGATTGATTCCAGCTAGTTGAATCCTGCCATCTCTTTTACCATGGATGGCATTTGCTTGCTTATGAATTATTCATGTGTATTATTCCTCATGAGTCGCTCCCTTCCACGGATTGATTCCAGCTAGTTGAATCCTGCCATCTCTTTTACCATGGATGGCATTTGCTTGCTTATGAATTATTCATGTGTATTATTCCTCATGAGTCAGGAGCGGGAGTATCTCAggaataaattagaaaaaataaagttatggTCATTATTGAAGTATTTAACATCATAAATAAATTCACATGGCATGAGGGCCAAGCAAAAAATGTTATAATTAAAGTGCAGCCCACATGCCACATACGTTTAATTAGAAACAATTTAACGTgtaatttattcaaaataagGAAATATTTGTGGAATCATAATTAgaacttatttttattatgattttattcCTTGGTGGGAGGCATAATTAAATAACCTTTTTAAATGAAGATTTTTGACCTAGCTTATAAAAACAAATTCTGTGTAGAAGACACCTCTCTACTGAAATATTTCTTCAGAACCATGGCTTCCTACTAGTAAATCAAATTAGACTTTTTCAAGGACTTGAAGGAGCGCGTAgcaagggtattttggaaaacCACCATGGAATCCCAAAATGAAGCTTTAGCCATGAGAGACTAAGCTGTATGGTGCGCACAGATCCTCTATGGAAGAAGTATGGTGCGCTATCACACATTTGCCACGCAGACTAAGTTGTGAGACCTTTctttctctaaattattttctcCACAAGTTAAGAGTTAGGCATTGAGACCCTATATTTTTCAGGAAGAAGCACAGTGGCCCATCAAAGATCTTCCACGAAATCGAATCAACAAAATAATGTCTTTCTGCTCCACTCATTCCTCACAACGATGCATTGACAAAGATTGGGAGCGGGTAAACATGGAAGAGGAAGAGGGATGCAGCCTTTATGCCATTAAGGGACAAGGGTGTTGGGTTGATAGAGTAAGTACGTAATAAGATTCCGGCCGttagatctatttttttttaacatgtcttTAACATGTTTAAAATGGGAAGAAATTGGAGATTTTTTAATGGGAGGTGAGTTAGGCCCATGACACTTCTCCAAAATTTATAAGGCATGATTACGTTATTAATAAGCAAAATTACATAATAAGCTCATGAGATTTAGACTTATATCAGATCGATCATTGTAGATGTAGtacaaaaaatatcttaaaactcTTTGCAGTAAGCTTTTGTTATCAAGTCAATCATTCCGTCCACTTCTATATgagtttctattcatttttttgcCGAAACCCttataaaatcacatttttatccctgaataaaaattatataaatatcatAACAtaaacttgaagaaaaaaaaaggagagatatGTGAACCACCCCCTCACCTCACCCCCTAAGAATAGTGGGTGGTCATGAGCCACCTCCTTTCCTCTAGGGTGGAGGTAATGACCACCCCTAATCAGATGGGGTGGCTCATGCCACACGACCCACCCGTTAAAAGAGGTGGACTCAACCTCCACCCTAGTAGTAGGGGTTGTGTAAACAACCCCCTAAtctctcattttcaaattttttttttttcttgatgtgattttttttaaaaaaaatattttagtttatGGTAGAACGataattttttaaaccgtcacaaaatgaacaaaattggCCAGAAAAGTTTTAAGATAATTTTTATGCTATAGGGATCAATTTGATATAAACCCAAATCTCAATGACTTCTTGAATAACTTAAACTATTAATAATTATGAGATTGTACAATTAATTGCATGCTCTAGGGTTGAAAAAGAAGTCACAGATCTGGcatgaaaactgaaaagcatCCACAAATCTGTAAAACCCACTTACAACTTTACATCACAAGCATACCCTTGAGAGAGAAAATGAGGCgacaaaaggaaaaattagAAAGGGAGAGGAGGTAAAACTAACatggttattttttattattattattattattattttttcaagttttatttgtttctccACTTTAAACCATTCAGATGCTCACATAATGATAATATTGCAATGTTTGGTATCGGTTTCAAAAGTTTTCAATctctcaaaacattttaacaaacaaatcactttttaaaacaaaacactTTTCGAAGCAGAAAACGCCCATTAGAAAACTTTCCTTATTttcttataggaatattttgtgAAAGCAagtgtttaatttttctgttaTAAGGCCTgacttattatttataaacagattaaaaaaatgagagatgGCCGCACAACTAGCCCAACAGAGGAGGGGTGACCGTGCAGTCACCCTGACCGGATATGGGTGGCCCCGCGCACACTTATGACTTGGTCAAAAGTGGTTGTCACCACAAAAGCACTTctcaattttatattacatcaaaaactttcttaaattaaaacacaaaaaatacattttaaagcCATTAACAACCCTACCGGTTACTTACCTCCTGagttctttcattttctcctcTTACAAAACATACACCAGACTTCTCACCCTTTCTCTTCCCTCTCCATCCTTAGGCCGAATGCATTGAATGCAACAGACTATTTGACGTTCAAAAGGTATCCAACAATTATGAGCTGCATCAATCAGTTAATGACAATTACCAGGTCACATGTCAAACTGTGAGGGACCAGATGCCAACTGTCGACACTAAGAAAGTCATACAACCATGTTCTGACTGCGTGcatctttttagaaaaagtgattttaaaatatcacCAAACCACGAGTGACGGATGGTTATGCCTCTTCTTTACAGGCAGAGTAATGGCTCACAAGCTTCAGCGTCCGACACTAATCTAAAGTGCATTGGATGCCAATCAAGATTCAAACAATATATTTGGGTCAAAACAAAGCAATTATCCAAGCCTAGAAGAATTTTTTGACGACTTGTAAGTGATAAACAAAATCTAATATCCAAAGCAAGAGGCACCAATGCAACGGAAATTTAAAAAGTCTCCCACAGGACCCAAGGAGAGTGGTGGACAGTACTAGTGTGGGGAAAACCATCAAGGACAATTAGTAATGGACTAAATTGCAAGCACAACCAACAATGAGCCAACCAATTAACTATGGCTCATGGGGGTAGACCGGAAGTAATCATCAAACATTTCACTGCAACCTTCTGATCAGACTAAAGCAAGAA
Coding sequences within:
- the LOC133872059 gene encoding plant cysteine oxidase 1-like isoform X1, which gives rise to MACTMERSKIQVIYDACNAVFSQKELPTFQQIQWLRNLLDKTKAIDLGIDEFGFCGSSPSSSPTSVEGLIRGQDVSDITYIHIHECDNFSIGVFCFPAGGVFPLHDHPRMTVLSKLLYGSVHVKAYDWVKVVNSGCQTYGLAGSVVDGILKAPCEASVLFPRSGGNIHSFTALTPCAVLDVLSPPYSEELGRPSTYFSDFPVPFLSGYAVLKEKRLPDDLVVIGAPYLGPPIVTQNDLS
- the LOC133872059 gene encoding plant cysteine oxidase 1-like isoform X2 — its product is MAEKSPRVLDADKTKAIDLGIDEFGFCGSSPSSSPTSVEGLIRGQDVSDITYIHIHECDNFSIGVFCFPAGGVFPLHDHPRMTVLSKLLYGSVHVKAYDWVKVVNSGCQTYGLAGSVVDGILKAPCEASVLFPRSGGNIHSFTALTPCAVLDVLSPPYSEELGRPSTYFSDFPVPFLSGYAVLKEKRLPDDLVVIGAPYLGPPIVTQNDLS